In the genome of Triticum urartu cultivar G1812 chromosome 5, Tu2.1, whole genome shotgun sequence, one region contains:
- the LOC125511488 gene encoding uncharacterized protein LOC125511488 has translation MARARSLDADAGEEEFFDSREAISPPSVASPASSGRHSGDGEGWLCGGALLEVWATGPFSVEERRQRFVRSLGLLDPAESEPRSRPRAGEEIVVLGSPGAAPASPAPRLARGAAGDEEAGAPGRSAGGGGEEGLECVFKNLDDGTVFVVHELGKDGSFRSLRERRSNRTVTAAEFERISGSSPFIREMMRRVDDSSDEPSTPEKSLAARKSRRRRRFGWLRRLGIGACVVDAEDDDEANSTSSSSCRSCAGKPGKALDRVKVRPYKKRSKELSAVYRGQEIRAHKGPIVAMKFSSDGQYLATGGEDGVVRVWRVVEGERPDELDFAEDDPSCVFFTVNENSELAPVNSSEGTKSKQDKSSKGQADPACVVIPHRTFALSQVPVHEFHGHDDAILDLSWSKNGDLISASMDKTARLWRVGCNSCLKVFFHNNYVTCVQFHPTSDNYFISGCIDGLVRIWDVRKCLVVDWANSKEIITAVCYRPDGKGVVVGTITGNCRYYDASENRLELESQVSLNGRKKSPLKRIVGFQYCPSDPKKLMVTSGDSQVRILDGVHIISNYKGLQSSSQVAASFTPDGDHIISASDDSRIYMWNHVNQLAPVTSRVKTVWSYERFFSNDVSIAIPWNASQSRNSISLACNIPSLRQEVSGDLCDIQDSSTSRCQTEDCLEDDNMFRLPSGNFTLSRAFLAESAPRGSATWPEEHLASNSATASTLRKSQYKFLKASCQNAATHAWGQVIVTASWDGHIRSFQNYGLPVQV, from the exons ATGGCGCGGGCGCGCTCGCTGGACGCGGACGCGGGCGAGGAGGAGTTCTTCGACTCCAGGGAGGCCATCTCGCCGCCCTCCGTCGCCTCGCCGGCCAGCTCCGGCCGCCAcagcggcgacggcgagggcTGGCTCTGCGGCGGGGCCCTGCTCGAGGTCTGGGCCACGGGCCCCTTCAGCGTCGAGGAGCGCCGCCAGCGGTTCGTCCGCTCCCTGGGCCTCCTGGATCCCGCCGAATCGGAGCCGCGCTCCAGGCCCCGCGCCGGCGAGGAGATCGTCGTCCTGGGGAGCCCCGGCGCGGCGCCGGCCTCGCCCGCCCCTCGTCTCGCGCGCGGGGCTGCGGGGGACGAGGAGGCGGGGGCGCCCGGCCGAagcgccggcggcggcggcgaggagggcCTGGAGTGCGTGTTCAAGAACCTGGACGACGGCACGGTCTTCGTGGTCCACGAGCTGGGCAAGGACGGCAGCTTCCGGAGCCTCAGGGAGCGCCGCTCCAACCGGACCGTCACCGCCGCGGAATTCGAGAGGATCTCCGGCTCCTCCCCCTTCATCCGCGAGATGATGCGCCGGGTGGACGACTCCTCGGACGAGCCCTCCACCCCTGAGAAGTCCTTAGCGGCGAGGAAGAGCCGCCGGAGGAGGCGGTTCGGGTGGCTCCGGAGGCTGGGCATCGGCGCCTGCGTCGTCGACgccgaggacgacgacgaggcgAATTCGACCTCCTCCAGCTCCTGCCGGAGTTGCGCCGGGAAGCCCGGGAAGGCCCTTGACAGGGTCAAGGTCAGGCCATACAAGAAGCGGTCAAAGGAATTGTCAGCTGTGTACAGGGGCCAAGAGATCAGGGCGCACAAGGGCCCCATTGTGGCCATGAAGTTCAGCTCCGACGGGCAGTACCTGGCCACCGGAGGCGAGGACGGCGTGGTGCGGGTGTGGCGGGTGGTGGAAGGCGAGAGGCCCGACGAACTCGACTTCGCCGAGGACGATCCGTCGTGTGTGTTCTTCACTGTCAATGAGAACTCTGAACTGGCCCCTGTCAACTCCAGCGAAGGGACCAAGAGCAAACAGGACAAGAGCTCAAAGGGGCAAGCAGATCCGGCCTGCGTTGTGATCCCTCACCGCACCTTTGCGCTGTCTCAGGTCCCTGTGCATGAATTCCATGGGCATGATGATGCCATCTTGGATCTCTCATGGTCCAAAAATGGG GACTTGATTTCTGCATCTATGGATAAAACTGCTCGATTGTGGCGGGTCGGGTGCAACAGTTGTCTCAAGGTTTTCTTCCACAATAACTACG TGACATGTGTTCAGTTTCACCCTACGAGTGACAATTATTTTATCAGCGGTTGTATTGATGGATTGGTTCGCATTTGGGATGTTCGTAAATGCCTAGTGGTAGACTGGGCTAATAGCAAAGAGATCATAACCGCAGTCTGTTACCGGCCTGATGGAAAG GGGGTAGTGGTTGGGACCATAACAGGAAATTGCCGCTACTACGATGCATCAG AAAATCGTCTAGAACTGGAATCTCAGGTCTCTCTGAATGGCAGGAAGAAGTCTCCACTTAAAAGAATAGTTGGTTTCCAG TACTGCCCATCTGATCCAAAGAAGTTGATGGTAACATCTGGTGACTCACAAGTTCGCATTCTTGATGGGGTTCATATAATTTCCAACTACAAAG GATTGCAAAGTTCAAGCCAAGTTGCTGCATCATTTACCCCAGACGGAGATCACATAATCTCTGCTAGTGACGACTCCCGTATCTACATGTGGAATCATGTGAACCAACTTGCCCCAGTCACAAGCCGTGTGAAGACAGTGTGGTCATACGAGCGTTTTTTCAGCAACGATGTCTCCATCGCCATACCGTGGAACGCCTCACAATCAAGGAACTCTATTTCACTGGCCTGCAACATCCCTTCTTTACGGCAAGAAGTGTCCGGCGACCTCTGTGACATACAGGACAGTAGCACATCACGCTGCCAGACTGAAGATTGCCTCGAAGATGACAACATGTTCCGGTTACCATCGGGCAATTTCACTCTTAGCAGGGCGTTCCTCGCGGAGTCTGCTCCAAGGGGATCAGCCACGTGGCCGGAGGAGCATCTGGCATCCAACTCCGCGACGGCATCTACTTTGCGTAAATCTCAGTACAAGTTCCTGAAGGCGTCTTGCCAGAATGCAGCCACACATGCCTGGGGCCAGGTCATAGTCACCGCAAGCTGGGACGGCCACATCAGGTCATTCCAGAACTATGGCTTGCCGGTGCAAGTTTGA